A region from the Acanthochromis polyacanthus isolate Apoly-LR-REF ecotype Palm Island chromosome 23, KAUST_Apoly_ChrSc, whole genome shotgun sequence genome encodes:
- the emc4 gene encoding ER membrane protein complex subunit 4, which translates to MASPGGQGGGGALSTRGGGGARRMKWALELSVGNTRSRGDRQGGQGDVVYPIGYSEKPVPDTSIQETDKNLVEKRCWDVALGPLKQIPMNLFIMYMSGNTISIFPIMMVCMMAWRPIQALMSMSATFKLLESSSQQWLQGLVYLVGNLLGSALAIYKCQSMGLLPTHSSDWLAFIDPPQRMEIMGGGMVL; encoded by the exons ATGGCGTCTCCAGGGggacagggaggaggaggtgctCTGTCTACGAGAGGAGGCGGCGGGGCCCGGAGGATGAAGTGGGCCCTGGAGCTCAGTGTAGGCAACACCAG GAGTCGTGGCGACCGGCAGGGCGGTCAGGGGGACGTCGTCTACCCCATCGGCTACTCAGAGAAACCCGTCCCCGACACCAGCATCCAGGAAACCGACAAGAACCTGGTGGAGAAG CGCTGCTGGGATGTGGCCCTGGGGCCCCTGAAGCAGATCCCCATGAACCTGTTCATCATGTACATGTCGGGCAACACCATCTCCATCTTCCCCATCATGATGGTCTGCATGATGGCCTGGAGGCCCATCCAGGCTCTCATGTCCATGTCTGCCA CCTTCAAGCTGTTGGAGAGCTCCAGTCAGCAGTGGCTGCAGGGCCTGGTCTACCTGGTGGGGAACCTCCTGGGCTCAGCGTTGGCCATCTACAAATGTCAGTCAATGGGGCTGCTCCCGACACACTCGTCTGATTGGCTGGCTTTCATAGACCCGCCTCAG AGGATGGAGATCATGGGTGGAGGGATGGTGCTGTGA